The following coding sequences are from one Candidatus Nitrohelix vancouverensis window:
- a CDS encoding FABP family protein yields the protein MSDDIIKQLGPLAQLAGVWEGEKGDDTAPADDRGVEVNKYRERLTFVPFGPVDNHEQKLFGLRYSTTAWRLGEDSPFHEELGYWLWDSKEKQVMRCFIVPRGLTVLAGGTVEANAKAFELAADVGSETYGICSNQFLDREFKTVRYELKITVHNADSFSYEEDTQLKMKGKTDLFHHIDKNTVQRVE from the coding sequence ATGAGCGACGATATCATCAAGCAATTGGGACCGCTGGCGCAACTGGCGGGAGTCTGGGAAGGCGAAAAAGGCGACGACACCGCGCCCGCCGATGATCGGGGCGTTGAAGTGAATAAGTATCGTGAGCGTCTCACCTTCGTCCCTTTCGGTCCTGTTGACAATCATGAGCAAAAACTGTTTGGTCTGCGCTATTCCACCACGGCCTGGAGGCTGGGGGAGGACAGCCCTTTTCATGAAGAACTGGGTTACTGGCTTTGGGATTCAAAGGAAAAACAGGTTATGCGCTGTTTCATCGTTCCGCGCGGCTTGACGGTTCTTGCGGGCGGGACTGTGGAAGCGAATGCAAAGGCATTCGAATTGGCGGCCGATGTCGGATCGGAAACTTATGGCATCTGCTCCAATCAGTTTCTGGATCGGGAATTCAAAACCGTTCGCTACGAATTGAAGATCACTGTCCATAACGCCGACAGCTTCAGTTATGAAGAAGACACTCAGCTGAAAATGAAGGGGAAGACGGATCTCTTCCATCATATCGACAAGAACACCGTTCAGCGCGTCGAATAA
- a CDS encoding M48 family metalloprotease, protein MRARFLIFFTGLLIYLAGCASAPSTTCDPFQSDLCARGSVQWGRAIHRIVAANFPMELGNYKPVVHDAAFANAWVSSGEEIHVTLRLLDQMDEKGALCVVSHELAHLKSNHYHSKQGISVVTSAVMTAAGWFVPGLGYLDSLVNPALTNAFGREYELEADRLAVDYIRRAGLQKSDYLEFLQWMRDHLEDPEASESTSLFATHPGTAERISAIQEME, encoded by the coding sequence ATGCGAGCGCGCTTTCTCATTTTTTTTACAGGTTTGCTTATCTACCTTGCCGGTTGCGCTTCCGCTCCGTCGACGACCTGCGATCCTTTTCAATCCGATCTATGCGCCCGCGGTTCCGTTCAGTGGGGGCGGGCGATTCATCGCATCGTCGCCGCCAATTTCCCGATGGAACTGGGGAATTACAAACCGGTGGTTCATGACGCCGCCTTCGCCAATGCATGGGTGAGTTCCGGCGAGGAGATTCACGTCACCTTGCGTCTTCTGGATCAGATGGATGAAAAAGGCGCGCTCTGCGTCGTGTCCCATGAGCTGGCTCACTTGAAGAGCAACCATTACCATTCAAAGCAGGGGATTTCTGTCGTCACCTCGGCGGTCATGACGGCGGCGGGCTGGTTTGTTCCAGGACTCGGTTATCTCGATTCTCTGGTGAATCCGGCGCTGACCAATGCCTTCGGTCGCGAATATGAACTGGAGGCCGATCGACTGGCGGTGGACTATATTCGCCGCGCCGGATTGCAAAAGTCGGACTATCTGGAATTTCTGCAATGGATGCGCGATCATCTGGAAGACCCGGAGGCTTCTGAATCGACGTCCTTGTTTGCGACGCATCCGGGAACGGCGGAACGCATCTCAGCGATTCAGGAGATGGAATGA
- a CDS encoding DUF4175 family protein, translated as MEARHAINHFIARVRRKRAAVFSVAGLQYAVAWLGLFLISGATLAYFYPAALHPPYGFAAAFALPLLFIFYRFFIRGAWSHFSGSDAALLVEKNQQTLNNDLVNSWQLQKRLDDPESNRAVSLDFIRELLARTQDSLKDLSPDDFVNSRPVRQSRAVFASVLALIGALYFGAPGFFSTSYQQWSSPQVAEAPAGSPSSGAPLDADAHGASYKLDNLELHLQFPAYTGLPGKRIANSDGAVKALPGTEVKIRAEITPAPRAVELAVNEEDHFAMKQVGESAVQGAFLTRNEGHYQILAKDSKGKKHRLTEKFPIELEKDKSPRIILFLSNPKPVYFETDKIKIFYECSDDYGVSQVDLVAHINGEIYRETIKKYKLSEKAPQGDHTWDLGALGLQSGDEVQYYIEAQDNDNVTGPNLGQSETYSFTIFDSNREREDLVALQDQLADTLLALLANNLVEGVTLVSSPKGPLKWKPLFSQNVDRMIEPIGLAQSILERAKAITDFPQSYLNLMENLANGMMRLRQEHIAALTEMQNNIHKPTPVSITPTEHESLYDRLVRRLETDLLFLIRMTNRQKMDQVMDLENQLETLAEELKKEFEAIRDQEKSVDSSALRSKIDKMKQTLQKMMEQLARQTQSLPDEFLNRNAFKNMNPENFSAALDRISQLANEGKMDQAMKELERLSKDIQSMANQLEQAENQMENMVDQQLMEQLDQSIDSLDSLENKQKQLVDQGAKINQSLRDAQSESFSSEMDEFFKELKELVNQVQSLLKGDLNFLSSHPTMQSLEKLLDRHAAAQEFLRKMEKEVVESSLKGDVTQQFQELNKARRKLSEVEGDIDSLRVRQFHEFRQSLPQIERQYDSLEELAELSDFKEFNEEFKNVYPEIYRWQNNLRMSRDRKEDIADRIDEDLKSINHLNNEISKKLGSLGKKMKDSFQSRLTPQDNQQLQEMAKQQQQLSQEAREMEQQFSEMNQKNPSIPSQLSKMMSQTERFMEQSSRRMQEPDVSGSISSGNSALSSLKQTKDMLKQMRDAGQQMGQNGRRQSPMKLGTGRSRDSRRGGSSRMQKEKVLLPSEDQYKAPKAFREEILNAMKKSTPESYEKRVMEYYKELVK; from the coding sequence ATGGAAGCGCGTCACGCAATCAATCATTTCATCGCCCGGGTTCGCAGGAAACGAGCCGCGGTGTTCAGCGTCGCAGGGTTGCAGTACGCCGTCGCCTGGCTGGGACTCTTCCTCATCTCCGGCGCGACGCTGGCTTATTTTTATCCAGCGGCCCTGCATCCGCCCTACGGGTTTGCCGCCGCGTTCGCGCTACCGTTGCTTTTCATTTTTTATCGCTTTTTCATCCGCGGCGCCTGGTCCCATTTTAGCGGGAGCGACGCCGCTCTATTGGTAGAAAAAAATCAGCAAACCTTGAACAACGATTTGGTCAATTCCTGGCAATTGCAAAAACGCCTCGACGATCCCGAGTCCAACCGCGCGGTTTCTCTCGATTTCATTCGCGAACTGCTCGCGCGAACCCAGGATTCCCTGAAAGATTTATCGCCTGACGATTTCGTAAACTCCAGGCCCGTCAGGCAGAGTCGCGCAGTTTTTGCCAGCGTATTGGCGTTGATAGGCGCGCTTTATTTTGGCGCTCCGGGATTCTTTTCGACGAGCTATCAGCAATGGTCTTCGCCTCAGGTCGCAGAAGCCCCTGCAGGAAGTCCTTCGTCAGGCGCCCCCTTGGACGCAGACGCGCACGGCGCATCCTACAAGCTCGACAATCTCGAATTGCATCTGCAATTTCCCGCTTATACCGGACTGCCCGGAAAACGCATCGCCAATTCAGATGGAGCGGTGAAGGCCCTGCCCGGCACCGAAGTCAAAATACGCGCCGAGATCACGCCCGCGCCGCGCGCCGTTGAACTGGCGGTCAATGAAGAAGATCATTTTGCCATGAAGCAGGTTGGAGAGAGCGCGGTTCAGGGCGCATTTCTGACCCGCAACGAGGGGCATTACCAAATCCTCGCGAAAGACTCCAAAGGCAAAAAACATCGCTTGACTGAAAAATTTCCCATCGAACTGGAGAAGGACAAGTCGCCGCGAATCATTTTATTTCTCTCTAATCCCAAGCCGGTTTATTTTGAAACCGACAAGATCAAAATCTTTTACGAATGTTCCGACGATTACGGCGTATCCCAGGTCGACCTTGTCGCTCACATCAACGGCGAAATCTATCGCGAGACGATCAAAAAATACAAACTGTCAGAGAAGGCGCCGCAAGGCGACCACACCTGGGATCTGGGCGCGCTCGGTCTTCAGTCCGGCGACGAAGTGCAGTATTACATCGAAGCGCAGGACAACGACAACGTGACCGGTCCCAATCTCGGTCAATCGGAAACCTATTCGTTCACCATCTTCGATTCCAACCGAGAGCGCGAGGATCTGGTGGCCTTGCAGGATCAACTCGCCGACACGCTCCTCGCTCTGCTTGCGAATAATCTGGTCGAAGGCGTCACCCTCGTCTCGTCTCCGAAAGGACCGCTCAAATGGAAGCCGCTGTTCTCGCAGAATGTGGACCGCATGATCGAACCCATCGGTCTGGCCCAATCCATACTGGAACGCGCAAAAGCGATCACTGATTTTCCGCAGAGCTATCTCAATCTGATGGAGAATCTCGCCAACGGGATGATGCGCTTGCGCCAGGAGCACATCGCCGCGCTCACGGAGATGCAGAACAACATTCACAAACCGACGCCCGTCTCCATCACGCCGACCGAGCATGAGTCCCTTTACGATCGTCTGGTCAGGCGACTTGAAACGGATTTACTCTTTCTCATCCGCATGACCAACCGGCAAAAAATGGATCAGGTCATGGATTTGGAAAACCAACTGGAAACGCTCGCCGAAGAATTGAAAAAAGAATTCGAAGCGATCCGCGATCAGGAAAAATCCGTCGACTCATCCGCTTTGCGTTCCAAAATTGACAAGATGAAGCAGACCTTGCAGAAAATGATGGAACAGCTGGCGCGCCAGACACAGTCCCTGCCTGATGAATTTTTGAATCGAAACGCATTCAAAAACATGAATCCTGAGAATTTTTCCGCCGCTCTGGATCGCATCTCGCAACTCGCCAACGAAGGCAAGATGGATCAGGCGATGAAAGAACTGGAACGTTTGTCCAAGGATATTCAGTCCATGGCGAACCAGTTGGAGCAGGCCGAGAACCAGATGGAGAACATGGTCGATCAACAGCTCATGGAACAACTCGATCAATCCATCGACAGTCTCGACTCGCTGGAAAACAAACAGAAACAACTGGTCGATCAAGGCGCAAAGATCAATCAATCGCTACGCGACGCTCAATCGGAAAGTTTTTCTTCCGAAATGGACGAATTTTTTAAAGAGTTGAAAGAACTCGTCAATCAGGTGCAAAGCTTGTTGAAAGGAGATCTAAACTTTCTGTCCTCTCACCCCACCATGCAAAGTCTGGAGAAGCTACTCGACCGCCATGCCGCGGCTCAGGAGTTCCTGCGCAAAATGGAAAAAGAGGTGGTGGAATCGAGTCTGAAAGGCGACGTGACCCAACAGTTTCAGGAATTGAACAAGGCGAGAAGGAAACTGTCCGAGGTCGAGGGCGATATTGACTCTCTACGGGTGCGTCAGTTCCACGAGTTCCGCCAATCGCTCCCTCAAATCGAACGACAATATGACAGCCTCGAAGAGTTGGCCGAATTGTCGGACTTCAAGGAGTTCAACGAAGAGTTCAAAAACGTTTACCCTGAAATTTACCGCTGGCAAAACAACCTGCGCATGTCGAGAGATCGCAAGGAAGATATCGCCGATCGTATTGATGAAGATCTCAAGTCGATCAACCATCTCAATAATGAGATTTCTAAGAAACTCGGCTCGCTCGGTAAAAAAATGAAGGACAGCTTCCAGTCGCGATTGACGCCGCAGGACAATCAACAATTGCAAGAGATGGCGAAACAGCAACAGCAGTTGAGCCAGGAAGCCCGTGAGATGGAACAGCAGTTCTCCGAGATGAATCAGAAGAACCCATCCATCCCATCGCAACTCTCAAAAATGATGTCGCAGACAGAGCGTTTCATGGAGCAGAGTTCGCGCCGGATGCAGGAACCGGACGTCTCGGGCAGTATCTCCTCGGGCAACAGCGCCCTCAGCAGTCTGAAACAAACCAAAGACATGCTGAAACAGATGAGAGACGCGGGTCAGCAGATGGGCCAGAATGGACGCCGCCAAAGTCCGATGAAACTCGGCACTGGGCGATCGCGCGATTCGCGACGCGGCGGTTCTTCGCGCATGCAGAAGGAGAAAGTGCTTCTGCCTTCAGAAGATCAATACAAGGCGCCCAAGGCGTTCCGGGAGGAGATTTTGAACGCCATGAAGAAGTCCACTCCCGAGAGTTATGAAAAGCGCGTCATGGAATATTACAAAGAACTGGTCAAATGA
- a CDS encoding iron-containing redox enzyme family protein yields MDTDSKQSVSIIDFAEIEEDFQSLLKLENLDLAIAERPDRVEDLERTVENAIQEAYEEEASCDEAHLFLQRVLYQIFRMKLFWYDDFDNYKNEDSAYLFLLRAKIEGAWQQWETRQLDLASFKRGSIEEELRTRVAKDLNPAPTATERYISDEISEAGYRRLLAIASVNGLVEASQLSRMLGGVGNEVQSMLTKIFLEEYGGGKLARKHSTFFIEMLDSLGMQTQAEAYLDLLPWPTLANINHSFTLSEKKRCYLRYVGGLLFTEVTTPAAFKNYKLAGERIGLNEDSYGYWDLHMKEDERHGQWMLDDVALPLTAQYPEQAWEILMGYEQQRFMNQRAAKAVDESLREAEEG; encoded by the coding sequence ATGGATACCGACAGCAAGCAAAGCGTTTCAATTATAGATTTCGCAGAAATAGAAGAGGATTTTCAAAGCCTCCTCAAGCTGGAAAACCTGGATCTGGCAATTGCGGAGCGCCCTGACCGGGTGGAAGATCTGGAGCGAACGGTAGAAAATGCCATTCAGGAGGCTTACGAAGAGGAAGCGTCTTGCGATGAGGCGCACCTGTTTTTGCAAAGAGTTCTCTACCAAATCTTTCGCATGAAATTGTTCTGGTACGACGATTTCGACAATTACAAGAATGAAGATTCCGCCTACCTGTTTTTGTTGCGCGCGAAAATCGAGGGCGCCTGGCAACAATGGGAAACGCGGCAGTTGGACCTCGCCTCTTTCAAGAGAGGCTCGATTGAAGAAGAACTCAGAACGCGCGTTGCGAAGGATCTCAATCCTGCGCCTACGGCTACGGAACGTTATATCAGCGATGAAATTTCAGAAGCGGGCTATCGACGATTGCTGGCGATCGCATCGGTGAACGGTCTGGTCGAAGCGAGCCAGTTGTCCCGCATGCTGGGCGGCGTTGGCAATGAGGTGCAATCCATGCTGACGAAAATCTTTCTGGAAGAATACGGCGGCGGAAAACTGGCCCGCAAGCATTCGACGTTTTTCATTGAGATGCTGGACAGTCTGGGTATGCAAACGCAAGCGGAAGCCTACCTTGATCTTTTGCCCTGGCCGACGCTGGCGAATATCAATCACAGTTTCACCTTGTCGGAGAAAAAACGTTGTTACCTGCGCTATGTGGGCGGTCTGCTGTTCACGGAAGTGACGACGCCTGCGGCTTTCAAAAATTACAAGCTGGCGGGAGAGCGCATTGGTTTGAACGAGGACTCTTATGGTTATTGGGATTTGCATATGAAGGAAGACGAGCGGCACGGTCAATGGATGCTGGACGATGTGGCGCTTCCCCTGACGGCGCAATACCCGGAGCAGGCCTGGGAAATTCTGATGGGCTACGAACAGCAACGTTTCATGAACCAGCGCGCCGCCAAAGCGGTGGATGAGTCCTTGCGCGAAGCGGAAGAGGGCTGA
- a CDS encoding L-histidine N(alpha)-methyltransferase produces the protein MTFQVKTLRAASALPGKDSPFAEAVKTGLSKTPKTLPSWLLFDDRGSELFKKITELDNYPPYVCEAEILNACKQDIADLFANDPLALLELGSGDGEKAKILIREFIAKKQDLHYMPIDITDAATRKLVASLEQSFASASLKVTGLVADFFEGLRAVDDDGQVRKLVLFLGATLGNRSFPEMEIFLKQLHDALNADDYVMIGFDLMKHPKLIYEAYNDPQGRFSDFNLYMLDRINEELQADFNKDQFVQQAQFNWNTRAVESQVISVCEQTVTIQALEQTFQFKAWETLQTERSYKYTEEEIDWLAERCGFHTERRWYDSNKGYVMQLWRAC, from the coding sequence ATGACATTTCAAGTAAAAACCCTCAGAGCCGCGTCAGCGCTGCCCGGCAAGGACAGTCCCTTCGCCGAGGCGGTAAAAACCGGCCTGTCTAAGACGCCCAAAACGCTTCCCTCATGGTTGCTGTTCGACGACCGGGGAAGCGAATTATTTAAAAAGATTACCGAACTCGATAATTACCCGCCCTACGTCTGCGAAGCGGAAATTCTCAACGCCTGCAAACAGGACATCGCAGACTTGTTTGCAAACGATCCGCTCGCGCTTCTCGAACTGGGATCCGGCGACGGCGAAAAAGCGAAAATCCTGATTCGCGAATTCATCGCAAAAAAACAAGACCTGCATTACATGCCCATCGACATCACCGATGCGGCGACTCGCAAACTGGTTGCCTCGCTGGAACAAAGTTTCGCGAGCGCTTCATTAAAAGTCACGGGACTGGTCGCCGATTTCTTCGAGGGATTGCGCGCAGTGGACGACGATGGACAGGTTCGCAAACTGGTGTTGTTCCTCGGCGCCACTTTGGGCAATCGCAGTTTTCCCGAAATGGAAATTTTTCTGAAACAACTGCACGACGCGCTCAACGCAGACGATTATGTCATGATCGGCTTCGACCTCATGAAGCATCCCAAATTGATTTACGAAGCCTACAACGATCCGCAGGGGCGCTTCTCCGATTTCAATCTGTATATGCTCGACCGCATCAACGAGGAATTGCAGGCCGACTTCAACAAAGACCAATTCGTGCAACAGGCCCAGTTCAACTGGAACACGCGCGCCGTCGAGAGCCAGGTCATCAGCGTTTGCGAACAGACCGTAACGATCCAGGCGCTGGAGCAGACATTCCAGTTCAAGGCCTGGGAAACCCTGCAAACGGAACGCTCCTACAAATACACCGAAGAAGAAATCGACTGGCTGGCGGAGCGTTGCGGGTTTCATACGGAACGCCGCTGGTACGATTCAAACAAAGGCTATGTCATGCAGCTCTGGCGCGCATGCTGA
- a CDS encoding pentapeptide repeat-containing protein, which translates to MAHAEQLEILKKGAEAWNQWREENAETIPDLSQADLRGAKLQQANLKNANLSQAKLQFVNFSKANLESANLSKAKLQEANLQGAQAKNVDLSGASLLEANLYDANLENANLQGAQFNEDVQFDRANLRGANLISATGLTSSQITQAFSNKDTRLPEYLEEEMDDDFLLQF; encoded by the coding sequence ATGGCCCATGCAGAGCAGTTGGAAATTTTGAAAAAAGGGGCGGAAGCCTGGAATCAGTGGAGGGAGGAAAATGCGGAGACGATTCCCGATCTGTCGCAGGCCGACTTGCGCGGCGCAAAGCTCCAGCAGGCGAACTTGAAAAACGCCAATCTGAGCCAGGCCAAACTTCAGTTCGTCAATTTCAGCAAGGCCAATCTCGAATCGGCCAACCTCTCCAAAGCCAAATTGCAGGAAGCTAATTTGCAAGGCGCTCAGGCGAAGAACGTCGATCTGAGCGGCGCCAGTCTGCTGGAAGCCAATCTCTACGACGCCAATCTCGAAAACGCCAATTTGCAGGGCGCGCAGTTCAACGAGGACGTCCAGTTCGACCGGGCTAATTTGAGGGGCGCCAATTTGATTTCGGCGACGGGCCTGACCTCCAGCCAGATCACGCAGGCCTTCAGCAACAAGGACACGCGTCTGCCGGAGTATCTGGAAGAAGAAATGGACGACGATTTTCTCTTGCAGTTTTAA
- a CDS encoding MoxR family ATPase, translating into MDDMKLAAELVQAKEKVTREIGKIIIGQEEVIENLLIALFCKGHCLFVGVPGLAKTLLMSALARVLNLKFSRIQFTPDLMPSDITGTDILYEDQSTGGRSFRFIKGPIFANVILADEINRTPPKTQAALLQAMQEKQVTVGGNTYDLDQPFLVFATQNPIEHEGTYPLPEAQLDRFMFLINVTYPSFEQEVQIALSTTSGDTPELEVVLNAEEVQKLQDLVPRVPVSEHVAQYAVRLAQATRPSNNGTGADFINEWVEWGAGPRASQYLLLGAKAKALMDNRTTVSIEDVKSIARQALEHRIILNFKAEAENVTTPAVVDKLLGWVKEK; encoded by the coding sequence ATGGATGATATGAAACTGGCCGCCGAACTGGTCCAGGCAAAAGAAAAAGTGACCCGTGAAATTGGCAAAATCATCATTGGTCAGGAAGAGGTCATTGAAAACCTGCTGATCGCCCTGTTCTGCAAGGGACATTGTCTGTTTGTCGGCGTTCCGGGACTCGCCAAGACCCTGCTGATGAGCGCGCTCGCGCGCGTGCTCAATCTCAAATTCAGCCGCATCCAGTTCACGCCCGACCTGATGCCTTCGGACATCACGGGAACAGATATCCTTTATGAAGATCAATCGACCGGCGGACGCTCGTTCCGATTCATCAAGGGGCCGATCTTCGCTAACGTTATTCTGGCGGACGAAATCAACCGCACGCCGCCCAAAACGCAAGCCGCCTTGCTACAGGCGATGCAGGAAAAGCAGGTCACGGTCGGCGGCAACACCTACGATCTGGATCAGCCCTTCCTCGTATTCGCAACGCAGAACCCGATCGAACACGAAGGCACCTACCCTTTGCCGGAAGCCCAACTCGACCGATTCATGTTCCTCATCAACGTCACCTACCCGTCATTCGAGCAGGAGGTGCAAATCGCCCTGTCCACCACCTCGGGCGACACGCCGGAACTGGAAGTCGTGCTCAATGCGGAAGAAGTTCAAAAACTCCAGGACCTGGTGCCGCGCGTTCCCGTCTCAGAACATGTGGCGCAATACGCGGTGCGACTCGCGCAGGCGACGCGCCCCAGCAACAATGGAACCGGAGCGGATTTTATCAATGAATGGGTGGAATGGGGGGCGGGGCCGCGCGCTTCGCAGTACCTGCTTCTCGGCGCGAAAGCCAAGGCATTGATGGACAATCGAACCACCGTCTCAATTGAAGACGTCAAGTCCATCGCGCGTCAGGCGCTGGAGCACCGGATCATCCTGAACTTCAAAGCGGAAGCGGAGAACGTCACCACTCCCGCCGTTGTGGACAAACTGCTGGGCTGGGTCAAGGAAAAATAA
- a CDS encoding M50 family metallopeptidase: protein MKQVGYLLILMTVIFFLWESPVLVPLKLLVVFFHESSHALMAVATGGEVSSLVVNSDQGGHVIARGGSRFLTLSAGYLGSLCWGMAIFLASTRTRMDKSLMMGLGVAILVIAVLYVRNLFGLGFSLLAGGGMIFISRQASEAVNDFVLRLIGLTNMMYAPLDIYSDTVARSHLRSDARMLAEEVGGATVIWGGVWIAISVYLIAYCLRVSLRARGGRW from the coding sequence ATGAAACAGGTCGGCTATTTATTAATTTTAATGACGGTGATTTTCTTCCTGTGGGAGAGTCCCGTTCTGGTTCCCCTGAAGCTGTTGGTGGTTTTCTTCCATGAATCCTCGCATGCGCTGATGGCGGTGGCGACCGGCGGCGAGGTTTCCAGTCTGGTCGTCAACTCCGATCAGGGCGGTCATGTGATCGCTCGCGGAGGCTCGCGTTTTTTGACCTTGTCGGCGGGCTATCTCGGTTCCTTGTGCTGGGGCATGGCGATTTTTCTGGCGTCGACGCGCACCCGCATGGACAAATCCCTGATGATGGGTTTGGGCGTCGCCATTCTTGTGATCGCCGTCTTGTACGTGCGCAATCTGTTCGGGCTGGGATTCAGTCTGCTCGCCGGCGGCGGGATGATCTTCATCAGTCGGCAGGCCAGCGAAGCGGTCAATGATTTCGTTTTGCGCCTGATCGGCTTGACCAACATGATGTACGCGCCGCTGGATATTTACAGCGATACCGTCGCGCGCTCGCATTTGCGATCCGATGCGAGAATGCTCGCCGAGGAAGTGGGCGGCGCGACTGTGATCTGGGGCGGCGTGTGGATCGCGATCAGCGTTTACCTGATCGCCTATTGTTTGCGGGTGAGTCTGCGTGCGCGAGGCGGCCGCTGGTGA
- a CDS encoding tetratricopeptide repeat protein, with amino-acid sequence MMFRTIFAIFLFSLVASTVSAQQLRATPDAVFKGHELVGDWAIEEADELAEALIKKYPSSGDAYFLKARVEFFKGNYEVAADIMKQVGGQHENVEEFRTLVNATHKISKRFVTRKSERFEFRYVDGPDAVLLPFAEEALEASYKILGDLLGFHPKEKIIVEIYPGQEPFSQVSPLTLKDIETSGTVALCKYNRIMIISPRYLARGYNWLDTLSHEYVHYVLTRKSRNHFPLWLHEGAAKYLESRWRGEKKYLNPIMETILASGLENNYLISLDQMMPSLAKLKSAEDVQLAYAQVSTMMEHIFELKGEAFLSRMLEQLATGKEEFTPMLERELGLSLAQFQEAWEVHARKMKLKNIPGHKTLLLQFKKDGESEDETSYRQIQEKRTRDLTFLADVLKSRNYMEAAVVEYEKAVKETESLNPILYNKLAAAYLSSGDPEKAELLLQKSLEFYPMFSTTLVNLANVYLQTNDRPKAQSYLEQALRINPFNPYVHLQLIQTYQSLGLPDKKRLQETLYSYIE; translated from the coding sequence ATGATGTTCCGAACGATTTTCGCAATTTTTCTATTCAGCCTCGTCGCGTCAACGGTCTCAGCGCAACAATTGCGCGCGACCCCCGATGCGGTTTTCAAGGGACATGAACTGGTCGGCGACTGGGCCATTGAGGAAGCGGACGAACTCGCCGAAGCCTTGATCAAAAAATATCCGTCCTCTGGCGACGCTTATTTTCTCAAAGCCCGCGTTGAATTTTTCAAGGGAAATTACGAGGTCGCCGCCGATATCATGAAGCAGGTGGGCGGACAACATGAGAACGTCGAAGAATTCCGCACGCTGGTCAACGCCACGCACAAAATCTCCAAACGATTCGTCACCAGAAAATCTGAGCGCTTTGAGTTCCGATATGTCGATGGCCCCGACGCGGTCCTCCTGCCCTTCGCCGAAGAAGCGCTGGAAGCATCCTACAAGATTCTGGGCGACCTGCTCGGTTTTCATCCCAAAGAAAAAATCATTGTCGAAATCTATCCGGGCCAGGAGCCGTTCTCCCAGGTGTCGCCTCTCACCCTCAAGGATATCGAAACATCGGGAACCGTTGCGCTTTGCAAATACAATCGCATCATGATCATCTCCCCGCGCTATCTGGCGCGCGGCTACAACTGGCTGGACACGCTGAGCCATGAATACGTGCATTATGTACTGACGCGCAAGAGCAGGAATCATTTCCCGCTCTGGTTGCATGAAGGCGCGGCCAAATACCTTGAGAGCCGTTGGCGCGGTGAGAAAAAATATCTGAACCCGATCATGGAAACCATCCTCGCCAGCGGACTGGAAAACAATTACCTGATTTCCCTCGATCAGATGATGCCCTCGCTCGCCAAATTGAAATCCGCGGAAGACGTTCAACTGGCCTACGCGCAGGTGTCTACGATGATGGAACATATTTTCGAACTCAAAGGAGAAGCCTTCTTGTCCCGAATGCTGGAGCAACTGGCGACCGGCAAGGAAGAGTTCACGCCGATGCTGGAACGAGAGCTGGGACTCTCGCTGGCGCAGTTTCAGGAGGCCTGGGAAGTCCACGCCAGAAAAATGAAACTGAAGAACATTCCCGGTCACAAAACCTTGCTCCTGCAATTCAAGAAAGACGGGGAAAGCGAAGACGAAACAAGTTACCGTCAAATTCAGGAAAAGCGCACGCGCGACCTGACCTTCCTCGCCGATGTCCTGAAGTCTCGCAACTACATGGAAGCGGCGGTGGTGGAATATGAAAAAGCCGTCAAGGAAACCGAAAGCCTCAACCCGATCCTTTACAACAAACTCGCCGCCGCTTACCTCAGTTCCGGCGATCCGGAGAAAGCGGAACTCCTGTTACAAAAGAGTCTCGAATTCTACCCCATGTTCTCGACCACGCTGGTGAATCTGGCGAACGTCTATCTGCAAACCAATGACCGACCGAAAGCGCAAAGCTATCTGGAGCAGGCTCTGCGCATCAATCCTTTCAATCCCTACGTCCACCTGCAACTCATTCAAACCTATCAAAGCCTGGGTCTGCCGGACAAAAAACGATTGCAAGAGACCTTGTATAGCTATATAGAATGA
- a CDS encoding peptidylprolyl isomerase (rotamase C; accelerates isomerization of the peptidyl prolyl bond), with protein MSTASARHLLVDSEEKCNQLKQEIEGGANFADVAKTHSKCPSGASGGDLGEFRPGQMVPEFDTVVFNEEVGKVHGPVKTQFGFHLIEITSRS; from the coding sequence ATGTCAACTGCATCAGCCCGCCATTTACTGGTGGACAGCGAAGAAAAATGCAACCAGTTGAAACAGGAAATCGAAGGCGGAGCCAACTTCGCGGATGTCGCTAAAACGCATTCCAAATGCCCCTCCGGCGCCAGCGGAGGCGATCTCGGCGAGTTTCGCCCGGGACAAATGGTTCCAGAATTTGACACCGTCGTCTTCAACGAAGAAGTCGGCAAAGTGCACGGCCCCGTGAAAACGCAATTCGGTTTTCACCTGATTGAGATCACCAGCCGAAGCTGA